One genomic region from Plasmodium chabaudi chabaudi strain AS genome assembly, chromosome: 7 encodes:
- a CDS encoding trafficking protein particle complex subunit 3, putative, giving the protein MMKDKYEKQGDAIFAKLEKVNSELLSLTYGALVSQLLKDFEIVDEVNDQLSKMGHNIGVRLIEEFLAKSEISFCEDFEETMEVIAKVAFKMFLGITGTVTCVNKESNIYSIVFHENPLCDFVELPKSLSSLNYCNLFCGVIKGALEQVRIRVTCYFVKDMLKGDDYYEMYIQLQEIMKEEILNDEES; this is encoded by the exons atgatgaaagataaatatgaaaaacaaGGGGATGCTATATTTGCAAAATTAGAGAAAGTG AACTCCGAGTTGCTGTCCCTCACATATGGAGCTTTGGTGAGTCAGTTGCTGAAGGACTTTGAGATTGTCGATGAAGTTAATGACCAATTAAGTAAAAT GGGCCATAATATCGGGGTACGATTGATCGAAGAATTTCTTGCAAAATCCGAGATCTCTTTTTGTGAAGATTTCGAAGAAACAATGGAAGTTATAGCAAAG GTAGCATTTAAAATGTTCCTAGGAATAACCGGGACCGTTACTTGTGTAAATAAAGagtcaaatatatattcaatcGTTTTTCACGAAAATCCTTTATGCGATTTTGTTGAGTTACCAAAATCACTATCCTCTTTAAATTattgtaatttattttgtggAGTGATCAAAGGAGCTTTAGAACAA GTTCGAATACGAGTAACATGCTACTTTGTCAAAGACATGCTTAAGGGCGATGATTATTACGAAATGTATATCCAACTACAAGag ATTATGAAAGaagaaattttaaatgatgaagaaTCTTAA